In a single window of the Papaver somniferum cultivar HN1 chromosome 8, ASM357369v1, whole genome shotgun sequence genome:
- the LOC113302303 gene encoding ADP,ATP carrier protein 1, mitochondrial-like gives MSGEKPQHPTVAQKVAGQFRLGSSLSQGVGSLNGAFNSQSMYQRRYAYGNTDRAFQTCRVSQDLSLVNPCASPVFVQAPAEKGLASFAVDFLMGGVSAAVSKTAAAPIERVKLLIQNQDEMIKSGRLSESYKGIGECFGRTIKEEGFGSLWRGNTANVIRYFPTQALNFAFKDYFKRLFSFKKDRDGYWKWFAGNLASGGAAGASSLLFVYSLDYARTRLANDAKAAKKGGERQFNGLVDVYRKTIKSDGVAGLYRGFNISCVGIIVYRGLYFGLYDSLKPVLLTGDLADSFFASFALGWLITNGAGLASYPIDTVRRRMMMTSGEAVKYKSSFDAFQQILKKEGPKSLFKGAGANVLRAIAGAGVLSGYDKLQLLVFGKKYGSGGG, from the exons ATGTCGGGTGAGAAGCCTCAACATCCGACTGTGGCCCAGAAAGTAGCTGGCCAGTTCCGTCTCGGTTCCAGCCTTTCACAGGGTGTTGGTTCACTAAATGGTGCTTTCAACTCTCAATCCATGTACCAAAGGCGTTATGCTTATGGAAATACCGACAGGGCATTCCAGACATGCCGTGTTAGCCAAGATTTATCTTTGGTAAACCCATGTGCATCACCTGTCTTTGTACAAGCACCTGCTGAGAAAGGATTGGCCAGTTTTGCTGTTGATTTTCTTATGGGAGGTGTCTCAGCTGCTGTCTCAaagactgctgctgctccaaTTGAGCGTGTGAAGCTTTTGATCCAGAACCAGGATGAGATGATCAAGTCTGGCAGGCTCTCTGAATCTTACAAGGGAATTGGTGAGTGTTTTGGACGAACAATCAAGGAAGAAGGGTTTGGATCATTGTGGAGAGGAAACACAGCCAATGTCATCCGTTACTTCCCTACACAG GCCTTGAACTTTGCATTCAAGGATTACTTCAAGAGGCTCTTTAGTTTCAAGAAGGACAGAGATGGTTACTGGAAATGGTTTGCTGGTAACTTGGCATCTGGAGGTGCTGCTGgtgcttcttcacttctttttgTCTACTCTCTTGACTACGCCAGAACCCGTCTTGCTAATGATGCCAAGGCCGCAAAGAAAGGAGGAGAAAGACAGTTCAATGGTTTGGTTGATGTATACAGGAAGACTATTAAATCTGATGGTGTTGCTGGGCTTTACCGTGGATTCAACATTTCTTGTGTTGGAATTATTGTCTACCGTGGTCTCTACTTCGGATTGTATGACTCTCTAAAACCAGTTCTTTTGACTGGTGACCTAGCG GATAGTTTCTTTGCCAGTTTCGCTCTCGGTTGGTTGATCACCAATGGTGCTGGACTTGCATCCTACCCCATCGATACAGTCCGTAGAAGAATGATGATGACTTCCGGTGAAGCCGTCAAGTACAAGAGCTCTTTCGATGCTTTCCAGCAGATCTTGAAGAAAGAGGGACCCAAGTCATTGTTCAAGGGTGCTGGTGCTAATGTCCTTCGGGCCATTGCTGGTGCTGGTGTGCTTTCTGGATATGACAAGCTTCAGCTTCTCGTCTTTGGCAAGAAGTATGGTTCAGGAGGCGGCTAA
- the LOC113305847 gene encoding uncharacterized protein LOC113305847 — protein sequence MDNISGDSQMCDAQVQENEQYSFRFYPFAKAIWFEVSLSYINNPTLSDSIGNWVRNWIEGPNYNQFSEKIAIVFWFMWKHRCSVVFEGKTPNQTMLIEMINKYLHSGVPIPITRNISTRSEVVSTQNRTSLNTDWIIFTDAAFKKENLSMGFAFILYSVDQEEFMHIEAGSDKAMSAVHAEAKVMLKATSWLKNNILSSVSIVTDCKSIVDLINNKCKEISWKAKNIIKEVKANLDTISQAKLRYINRKFNAVADTLAKEARIKSLQHLSLHIGEKISKSSTPSVPF from the coding sequence ATGGACAATATTTCTGGAGACTCCCAGATGTGTGATGCACAAGTTCAAGAAAACGAACAATATTCATTCAGATTTTACCCTTTTGCAAAAGCCATTTGGTTTGAGGTTTCGTTAAGCTATATTAACAACCCAACCTTAAGTGACTCTATAGGCAATTGGGTCAGAAACTGGATAGAGGGTCCTAActataatcaattttcagaaaaGATCGCCATTGTTTTCTGGTTTATGTGGAAACACAGATGCTCAGTTGTTTTCGAAGGAAAGACCCCTAACCAGACAATGCTGATAGAAATGATAAACAAATATTTACACTCAGGAGTTCCTATACCAATCACGAGAAATATTTCAACTAGAAGCGAAGTTGTTTCAACTCAAAATAGGACTTCCTTAAACACGGATTGGATAATCTTCACAGATGCGGCTTTCAAGAAAGAAAATCTATCAATGGGTTTTGCTTTTATCTTATACTCAGTGGATCAAGAAGAATTCATGCACATCGAAGCAGGCTCAGATAAGGCTATGTCAGCAGTTCATGCAGAAGCAAAGGTTATGCTTAAAGCTACTTCGTggttaaaaaataatattttatccaGTGTTTCAATCGTCACAGATTGCAAAAGTATTGTCGATCTCATTAACAACAAGTGTAAGGAAATTTCCTGGAAAGCAAAAAACATAATTAAAGAGGTTAAAGCGAATCTGGATACTATTTCCCAAGCTAAGCTGAGATACATTAATAGAAAATTCAACGCAGTAGCGGATACTTTAGCTAAGGAGGCAAGAATCAAGAGCCTCCAACATTTATCTTTACATATTGGAGAAAAAATTAGCAAATCAAGTACTCCCtcagttcctttttaa